A window of Candidatus Nomurabacteria bacterium genomic DNA:
GAAACAGGTTGAGCAGGATCCTTGAAAATCTTTTTGACAAACTACTTGAGATGATCCTACAAAGATACAAATCCTCACTGGGTGAATATCTCCCACAGTCGCCCAATATCAAAGAGATTTGCAAAGATCTAGTGAATGCAGTGTTAGCAAATACAAATCTTAATAAATCAGAGTCCGTGATAATAGGAAACTCTTCCGCTGTAATAATACTTATCATTTATACAGCTGTTACACACCAACCAGTGCCTTATGAGTTGGGCTTGTTGGTACTCATCCTTTTCATCTTGTACCATATCCTCACACATTATGGGGATAGTTTTACTAATATGAGTATGTTGTTACTTCAAGATATTGACAAGCTAGATTCCCGACTTAAAGACACTAAACCCCTCCTCACAACAACAAGGATCGATCTATATGATTCAGATTATATCGAAGACTCAGAGACATTGATCCGGTTGATATCAAAAATAAATATACTCCATACTACGATAGAAGATCTTATACCATTTGTTTTCATTTTGATCCCTATTCTTGCTGGATCTCAGCTTGCGATCCCTTTGATCGCCTCTATGATTGTTATGAGTTACCTATCCGCTACATTGAGCATTACAAATCTAGAACAGATACATAATGCCCAAAAACGCCTGGAACAGCTAGATGAGCTGGTGGGTTCGATCCGACTTTGTGGTCAAGAGATTAACTCAAGCAAATATCTATCACTCGGCAAGGAGGTCTGTGATCAAAGGATATCTGCAGGTTCGTATGATAGTATGGGGAGCTTTAGAGTTGAAGATCTGAAGTATTTTGTTGGGAGAAATAGTGAAAAATATCAGATCCATGCATCCGAGCTAAAATTCCCCACAAAGAAGATCTCCATCCTACACGCAGGATCTGGTAGCGGAAAATCAGTTCTTGGAAGAGTCATAACCATGAAATATGCAGATTTTACAGCCAAATTTATTGGGAGAGGAAATTTCGATTTTAGATGCTTTGACTCGCTATCCGATGCTCTATCAGTTTTGCATTTCAGCACCCTCAGAAGTATTGAGACCAGCTATAGGAATATTTTGAGCGTTTATCTTTTCGATTCATCGATCCAGAATTCTTTTATTGACAAGATCATTGAACTCTCCGAATCAAGATCATACGAAAACGTACTGAAATATTATGAGGATTACAAAGATTACTATTCATCTGTACTCCACGATCAAAATATTCAAGATATCCTAGATCATAAGGATCGTATAAATCCTAGGGAACTCACGATTAAAAGCAGAACAAAATTGGCAGAGCTGTTCAGAAATATCGAAGGAGGCTTAACAACTGAAGAGTTAATAGGTATTGGTAATCCTTTGTTGAGAATTGGACTAATTGCAGAGTACATAGCCTTTACCCATCTACAAAAGTTCATACCTGAATCAAATCAATTCTTTATGGATGCGATCCTCTCGGAACCACCGATCTCCCAAGGACAAAAAAGGAGGGTACTTTTTGCGATAGATATCTTCCTCAAGGGTGATCTGTATGTAGCTGATGAACTACTTACAAATCTCGATTTTGAATCAGCCAAGGGTATGTTGGATGAGGTTATCAGTTATACAGAAAGATACAACGCTCCTATTTTGGTGCTTGATCAAGAGTTAAACCTTTCTCTGGTGAAATATCTACAGGAGAAAAAGAAGTTAGGAAATATCTATACATTCAAGAAGAGTGGGGATTCAGGTTATGAGATCGTACGAAATCGAATGTTAACCCGCGAGACCTATCATTTGATATCAAGATCAATGACGCAAGACCTCTAATTGATAACAATGCTCACTTCCGTAAGGTCGTTTTTATTACTCACCAGTCCCTCCCGGGCTTGCGTCACGCTTCGAGAGACACAACTTAGACAAACCTTCTCGAGACCATCTAATTTCTGCCACTTTTGCTACGCTGTCGATGTGGACAGCCCGACCAGCAACAAGGTCTACGTTTACCTTTAGATATATCCTCCCCTAACCTGACGATGTGGGACTTTCTTGTTTCTGGTCTTTTCACAATTGTCACCCAACAGATCCATTCGTTACGAGCAAGAGGTGTTAGAGAATTCCATCTTGTCAAAATATCTTGATCAGACAACAACTTCTTTTTTAGATCTTCAGGGACTTTGTGAACTACACCAGTAGATACTTTTATTCCAATCATTTGAAACAATCGTGTGAAATATTTGAATAATAGTATCACGCCACGCTAGTCATATAGAAATGCTAATAATCAACGATGTTTGAGTAGGTAGGTTCAGAAACCAGATGTGTGTTGAATATATGTGTTTACCAAATATTAATCATCTGATTGACCAGAATCGAAGCTTGGAGGACTCCAAGGCTTGTTTTCATCTAATTTTGTTCGTCTCATGGCTTCATCAGCAGGGTCAGTGTTGTGGGGTACTGGTCTTGGCAAATTAGCTTCTGCTGAACTTTGAATACTTTTTGTAAGCTCAATCACATCATGGGGAAGTTTCTCATCAAATCTAAGGTGTCCTGTTCCCTCTGTTGTTGGTGTTTTTGGTGTCATGAGCGACCATCTAAGATTAGATTATAAAATTTACTTCAACTATTTTTTATAGCAAATCTGACAATTTCTGGCAAATCGGGAATGGCACACCACAAATCTTATATTCGATAGGTTCGAAGTGAAATTATCATGCGATTGAGCCGACTCCCTCGGCATGAATGCCGGGGATTCCGGCTAGGGGTGTCATTTTAGGATTGTGAAGAAATGTACCTTTTTACCACCCCCTCTTCTATCTCACCTACTGTTACTGCAAAATAGCCGTCACACCAAAAGCTATCCCCCCATAGAAACTCATCTAGGTCTGGATACTCTTGTTTTAATAATCGACTACTCACACCTTTAATCTTATGCATTACCGATGATAAACTCTCTCGTGGTTTAATTTGGATTAACATATGAACATGATCAGTCTTGATTGCTAATTCCTCTATCCACCATTTATTTAGTTTACAACCTTCATACAATATCTCTGTTATGCGTGTTGATATATCCTTACGAAGGATGTTCTTTCTCCTTTTGGGTATCCAGACTACATGATACCGAAGTCTGTGTTTTGTGTGAGATCCGCTCCAATATTTCTTCACATCCTAATTATGACACTTCGCTCAGACGCCCTCAACAATGCTACGCCTTGTTGTGGATCAGTTCGCTTCATCCCCAGTCTTAAAAGACTTGGGGTATTCGCGTCGACTCAATAATTTGGTCTCCCATGCCAGAGGACCCTTTCATCATTATCAAGAAAATCATTAACTGTCTTCATGTCACGATCCATAATTTACAACGACTAACATCCAACCATTGAACCCATTTATCCAGGCCAATTTCAGAGATATTCGTAAATATCTGGATATCAACATAGTATCATTTCATACACCAACTTGAAATATCATAAGTCACTTTACGAGCCTTACGAAAAGCTGTTAGATCAAAACGTCACAGATTCTCTTTCAGGGTGCCATATTCTTTTCTGGAAGGCCACACCTGTCCTGCTTCCTGCTTGATCATGCCTCCATAGATCTTTGCATTAGGTCTTAACTTCAGTTTTTCGGATAATTCCTTAAGATGCAAGAAAAATGTGTTTTCTGCTTCTTCACTAATTTCAAAATCATATCCTACATAAAAATAAATATCCCCTTTATCATCAACAGCTCCTCGCACTAATGAATTCATTAATTCATCATGTTCTCTTGAGATCCAACCCTCTCTTTCAAACCATACAGCATGAGAATACGGTACTTTTGCTTTTGCAATATGCAGTTTATTTTCATAGATACAAAACATCCTCCTACTTCTATGAAAAGCCACAGTTTTTTCATCTTCTGAAAAACCATATTTTTTATCAAATTCATCCATAGTTAACCTAAATAGTAAAAACTTATTATGAATATCTACACTTGTATTTGTTATTGTGTAATTACTTCAAGTCTGACGATGTGTTTATTATACAATCTTGATCTTTTTTAAGATATTTTTTAAGTTTGTAGTATATTCCAAGTTTCTGTACAGCCGTTTGTTATACACACATCAAATTTGCATTATACGATCAGGGATAGACTAGATATTCCCATAATAACTTCCATCTATCGAGCATGATACTTGGATCAACATGTGAGGCTGGATGAAAGTTAGGTATTATGACTGCACCATTTTGTTCGATAACTCCACTCCCTAATTTACTGATCTTTTCAGTCAAACTTTTCCCCTCCAATTTCAGGTCGTAATATCTTTCAACTTGGATCAATGCGAGTTCGCCTAGTGGCATAATTATCATCGGTTCAATTATTTCTATTTGTCTCATTAAATATTCATACGAATTTTCTGTTTTTTGTAATTCATATTCACTTACCGGTTATTAATCTTCAAACCATCCTATTGTACAAATTATTCCAAGAACACGAAATGCAAATTTAACGCAATAAATACAATATACACACAAAATCCTACTACTCAACTTTTTCAGTAGGATCTTGATCACAATTTCTTTCGGATGGTTGATGAACGTGATTTCACCTGTCCCGACTATAAGTTAGCGGGATGGCGGAGAGACAGGGATTCGAACCCTGGGTACGCTTGCGCGTACAACGGTTTTCAAGACCGTCCCTTTCGACCGCTCAGGCATCTCTCCAATACTTGAGGATTATATCACACACTTGCCAGATCTTAATGCGCATCATAATACATAGGGCTATACCCGGCACTCAATCGAGTGAAAAGATGCTTGAAACAATTTACAAGATCACCAGAAACTGGAAGCTCCCAAAACTGCAATTAATTTTCAATCAGGTACACCATTTCCAAAAACACCTCGGATCACCTCATCAAGAGCCATTTCTCTGATCTCGAGATCTTCTATAGGCATACTCTGAAGGATCGAGGTCGAAACCTTTGAGATGTCATCCCTAGGAACACTGATAATTACCTGATGATTTGAATATTCAATGATCTGACCATATTTCTTCAAGTCAGATCGATTTACCTTCTTAGTCACAACAAAACTAATATTCTTATTAGTCGCATATTTCTTAACCAATTTATCAAGACCTCCATCGTACACCAACTCACCTTTGTCGATCATGATCACTCGCTTGCACAGCTCCTTCACATCCTCCATATAATGACTTGTGAGTATGATCGTTGTTTTAAATTCCTGATTGAATTCCTTAAAGAAACCTCTAAGTTTTTTCTGCATCAAGACGTCCAATCCTATCGTTGGTTCATCAAGGAACAGAACCTTCGGAGCATGTAATAGAGCTGCTATTAGTTCACATTTCATGCGCTGACCTAATGAAAGCTTACGAACTTGAACTTCGATGATATCCTCTATCTCTAATAGTTCTACTAATTTACTCAATCTTTCTCGGAAAACATCCTCTGGGATCTCATAGATCTCCTTATTCAACAAAAAAGAATCTATCGCGGGTAGATCCCACCACAACTGATTCTTCTGCCCCATTACCAAAGATATTTGTTTTAAGAAATCTCTCTTCCTATCCCACGGTGTGTAACCGAGCACATTCACTACACCATCTGTAGGATATAACAATCCAGAGAGACATTTCAAAGTAGTCGTTTTGCCAGCACCATTAGGTCCGATGAATCCTACAAGCTCCCCCTGCTCGATATCAAACGAGATGTTCTTGACAGCTTCTATATCATACG
This region includes:
- the tnpA gene encoding IS200/IS605 family transposase, with translation MKKYWSGSHTKHRLRYHVVWIPKRRKNILRKDISTRITEILYEGCKLNKWWIEELAIKTDHVHMLIQIKPRESLSSVMHKIKGVSSRLLKQEYPDLDEFLWGDSFWCDGYFAVTVGEIEEGVVKRYISSQS
- a CDS encoding ABC transporter ATP-binding protein, with product MKERTISVFNLTKNFKQYKKQPGLLGSVRSLFHRESYDIEAVKNISFDIEQGELVGFIGPNGAGKTTTLKCLSGLLYPTDGVVNVLGYTPWDRKRDFLKQISLVMGQKNQLWWDLPAIDSFLLNKEIYEIPEDVFRERLSKLVELLEIEDIIEVQVRKLSLGQRMKCELIAALLHAPKVLFLDEPTIGLDVLMQKKLRGFFKEFNQEFKTTIILTSHYMEDVKELCKRVIMIDKGELVYDGGLDKLVKKYATNKNISFVVTKKVNRSDLKKYGQIIEYSNHQVIISVPRDDISKVSTSILQSMPIEDLEIREMALDEVIRGVFGNGVPD
- a CDS encoding YdeI/OmpD-associated family protein, which produces MIGIKVSTGVVHKVPEDLKKKLLSDQDILTRWNSLTPLARNEWICWVTIVKRPETRKSHIVRLGEDISKGKRRPCCWSGCPHRQRSKSGRN